A genomic region of Thunnus maccoyii chromosome 13, fThuMac1.1, whole genome shotgun sequence contains the following coding sequences:
- the nrip1b gene encoding nuclear receptor-interacting protein 1 has translation MTHGEEPGPETHKDSAVLTYLEGLLMHPVVAGPGATASGRSEAAHSNQEQADKVGGSFQLSNHGPTAPKAGTNGPTLGASQHLKKARLLRSGAWNDPGNQRMNSPPMELNGQGGGLQNGSLEGSPHAGESTLLASLLQSFSSRLQSVAMSQHSNKPPSECSSPSKAPPADKEPLPVYGTASSRLKGLMRKSKLQNHSNTPYSRRGHSQDRPPESPRSAHSATPPSAPTTAESVSCAERLKAVANMVKIRSSPAPSPKPSVACSQLALLLSSEAHLQQYSREHALKAQLSGRSASERLAAMANQQHGPDKRPPSVGGTLPGAPDTLSSLTTQNGMTTTTTITTTLPRTALSSPQSPSLLRGHSQSSPPTPPHAPSHTHNQPPREKRGFDSRPTRPPQTCSSLLLLLLNNHNNQKQLTKNGHLEDSCGILPQSGSSSVTSDSECSTQERSLTKDSSDAESSYSSCSPIDLSMRNRANTQDIGPKTTTPSSSFSSASFSSSTLSSSTTVFSSTAAAFSPQASAPPSTTAFSPSSTVVSSVSTAISSSSSSISTSSLDKLTESLINKWKPEPSGSKVPKNKEPEMSPDLKSHSKVTLMQLLLERRNNEMANKNMGNQDLPLDITMATMSQGQPKGLVPWEETRTKSPIDRPVAPAQPLYSLSHDPSGAMSPYSYPSPHVQSSPLDLCKSKAFPAEKASESAFSASKLLQNLAQCGTASSSPPIPSTKGLGPELDANRPLALLERLNAPVHRTTTTPLSDGPSGSGTPFSRKEASPPSSQIENLLERRTVLQLLLGTGSTTATVSRKDRPSGSGRRSVEVAGGCYEKSPGASIICDSSNGPALDVKVKTELMEEVGPSSAVSKDLSGRKRPSSYEKNSPLSDSQQDLKTEPRPTEVIAKYGLLSQLLKQQTATYYTSSVVQAGSQPRQVKEEQREYPSPSPKKRRLCSDRTDNMNNTSSPRALDSGDTNIFPSSAVQEEPDQQRILKEEEAPPRSPPSETLTRESRGFNVLKQLLLSDNCLKELSQQPRGAPSPSILQANGKANGSILSQPAHNHSFLHLPSWHPHGSLNSGLPSNLRPLPTPPASNSPICTPWGRHPAPWPVTQKRDPPTLVKQEPESPVRWSSQENEEEEGCDSNPDSPRLSRSNPILYYMLQKGSIQLRKEVRDQAEGAQSVVRVKEEPISDMHAYEHSLSSTPQSPTHNDKHSHESQGLSQSSD, from the coding sequence ATGACTCATGGGGAGGAGCCTGGCCCTGAGACACACAAGGATTCAGCTGTTCTAACTTATCTGGAAGGTTTACTGATGCATCCAGTGGTGGCCGGGCCTGGGGCCACGGCAAGCGGGAGGTCTGAGGCTGCCCACAGCAACCAGGAGCAGGCTGACAAGGTGGGCGGGTCCTTCCAACTGTCCAATCATGGCCCCACAGCTCCCAAGGCTGGAACCAATGGGCCCACACTAGGTGCTTCGCAGCATCTGAAGAAGGCCCGCCTACTGCGCTCTGGGGCCTGGAATGATCCAGGTAACCAGCGGATGAATTCACCCCCGATGGAGCTGAATGGCCAAGGGGGAGGCCTGCAAAATGGGTCCCTAGAAGGATCTCCTCACGCTGGAGAGAGCACCCTGTTGGCTTCCCTGCTTCAGTCATTCAGCTCACGCCTTCAGAGTGTGGCAATGTCTCAGCACTCTAATAAGCCCCCCAGTGAGTGTTCCTCTCCATCCAAGGCACCACCTGCAGACAAAGAGCCACTTCCTGTGTATGGGACAGCTTCAAGCCGCTTGAAGGGCCTAATGAGGAAGAGCAAACTTCAAAATCACAGCAACACACCGTACAGTCGTCGGGGACACAGTCAGGACAGACCCCCAGAATCACCACGGTCAGCACACAGCGCCACGCCACCATCTGCTCCTACAACTGCTGAATCAGTGTCCTGTGCGGAGCGTCTGAAGGCAGTGGCCAACATGGTGAAAATCCGTTCTAGTCCAGCACCTTCACCCAAGCCCAGTGTGGCCTGCAGTCAATTGGCCTTGCTGCTATCCAGTGAAGCCCACCTTCAGCAGTACTCCAGAGAGCATGCGCTCAAAGCCCAGCTCTCAGGAAGATCTGCCAGTGAAAGACTAGCTGCCATGGCGAACCAGCAGCATGGCCCGGACAAAAGGCCACCTAGTGTGGGAGGGACTCTGCCCGGAGCCCCAGACACACTAAGCTCCTTAACAACCCAAAATGGaatgacaacaacaaccacaataacaacaacactcCCTCGAACAGCCCTGTCCAGTCCACAGAGTCCCTCTCTGCTGCGTGGCCACAGCCAAAGCTCCCCACCCACTCCCCCACATGCTCCAAGCCACACTCACAACCAACCACCAAGGGAGAAGCGAGGCTTTGACTCACGCCCAACTCGCCCGCCCCAAACATGCAGcagcttgctgctgctgctactcaACAACCACAACAACCAGAAGCAGCTGACCAAGAATGGGCACCTGGAGGACAGCTGCGGTATTCTGCCACAAAGCGGTTCCTCTTCTGTCACATCGGACAGTGAATGCTCCACccaggagaggagcctgaccAAGGACAGCAGTGATGCAGAGAGTTCCTACTCGAGTTGCTCTCCCATCGATCTCTCTATGAGAAACAGAGCCAATACACAAGACATAGGGCCCAAAACTACaaccccctcttcctctttctcctctgcctccttttcctcctctacCCTCTCTTCTTCCACCACAGTGTTTTCCTCCACCGCAGCTGCATTCTCTCCTCAAGCTTCTGCTCCACCCTCCACTACAGCCTTTTCACCATCCTCTACTGttgtctcctctgtctccactgctatttcttcatcttcctcctctatcTCTACCTCCTCCCTGGACAAACTAACAGAATCTTTAATAAACAAGTGGAAGCCAGAGCCATCAGGATCAAAGGTGCCCAAGAACAAAGAGCCTGAAATGAGTCCAGACCTAAAATCCCACTCTAAGGTCACACTTATGCAGCTTCTTCTTGAGCGCAGAAATAATGAGATGGCTAATAAAAACATGGGTAACCAGGATTTGCCACTTGATATAACTATGGCCACCATGTCTCAAGGCCAACCAAAAGGACTAGTGCCCTGGGAGGAGACCAGGACAAAAAGCCCCATAGATAGACCAGTAGCCCCAGCCCAGCCCCTCTACTCACTTAGTCATGACCCTAGTGGTGCAATGTCCCCATACTCCTACCCCTCCCCTCATGTCCAGTCCAGCCCTTTGGATTTGTGTAAGTCTAAAGCCTTCCCTGCTGAGAAGGCTTCAGAGTCTGCCTTCAGCGCCAGTAAACTGTTACAGAATCTGGCTCAGTGCGGGACAGCTTCTTCCTCCCCACCCATCCCCTCCACCAAAGGACTGGGCCCGGAGCTCGATGCCAACAGGCCTCTTGCCCTGTTGGAAAGGCTCAATGCTCCAGTCCATAGGACCACCACCACTCCACTCTCCGACGGACCCTCAGGCAGTGGCACACCTTTCAGTCGGAAGGAAgcttctcctccttcctcacaGATTGAGAACCTTCTAGAGAGGCGCACTGTACTTCAGCTCCTTCTAGGAACAGGCTCGACTACTGCTACAGTCAGCCGCAAAGATAGGCCCAGTGGGAGTGGCAGGAGGAGTGTGGAGGTAGCAGGGGGGTGCTATGAAAAGAGCCCTGGTGCCTccatcatctgtgacagctcCAATGGGCCTGCTTTGGATGTAAAGGTCAAAACGGAGCTCATGGAGGAGGTGGGGCCGTCCTCGGCCGTGTCTAAGGACTTAAGTGGCAGAAAAAGACCGAGCAGCTATGAGAAGAATAGCCCCCTCTCAGACTCTCAGCAGGACTTAAAAACAGAACCACGGCCTACAGAGGTCATAGCAAAATATGGCCTTCTCAGCCAGCTGCTTAAACAACAGACTGCTACCTACTATACCAGTTCTGTTGTGCAAGCTGGGTCACAGCCCAGACAGGTTAAAGAGGAACAGAGGGAGTATCCAAGCCCCAGTCCTAAGAAGAGACGCCTCTGTTCTGATCGGACTGATAATATGAATAATACCAGCTCTCCAAGAGCATTGGACAGTGGtgacacaaacatttttccCTCGTCTGCTGTTCAGGAAGAGCCTGACCAGCAGAGGATTCTGAAAGAAGAGGAGGCTCCACCCAGGAGCCCACCAAGTGAAACCCTCACCAGAGAGAGTCGGGGCTTCAATGTGctcaaacagctgctgctctctgacAACTGCCTGAAGGAGTTGTCCCAGCAGCCCCGTGGGGCACCCAGTCCTTCCATCCTGCAGGCCAATGGTAAGGCCAACGGCAGCATTCTCAGTCAGCCTGCCCATAATCACAGCTTCCTCCACCTGCCCAGCTGGCACCCCCACGGTTCCCTCAACTCAGGGCTTCCGAGTAATCTCAGACCACTGCCCACCCCCCCTGCAAGTAACAGCCCTATCTGCACCCCCTGGGGCCGCCATCCAGCTCCGTGGCCAGTCACTCAAAAACGGGACCCCCCGACTCTTGTCAAACAGGAGCCAGAGAGCCCTGTGCGATGGAGTAGTCAggagaatgaggaggaggagggttgtGACTCAAACCCGGACTCTCCACGGCTGTCACGTTCCAACCCCATCCTTTATTACATGTTGCAGAAGGGCAGCATTCAGCTGAGGAAGGAGGTGAGGGATCAGGCAGAAGGAGCCCAGTCTGTGGTCAGAGTTAAAGAAGAGCCAATCAGTGACATGCATGCCTATGAACACAGTCTGAGCTCCACCCCGCAGTCACCAACCCACAACGACAAGCACAGCCATGAGAGCCAAGGGCTGAGCCAATCATCTGATTAG